From the Gallaecimonas mangrovi genome, one window contains:
- a CDS encoding S8 family serine peptidase, producing the protein MKTVSQLTLRLAPVALALSTMLAPSVSAAKGMTPPFLDDSSDQTTTRYIVKFKERGNKSIQAMNALERKSRATENADKVKKTGGKVRNKLERFNAVGATLTTAEYRELKDDPEVEYIEPDPIRKPLASTLGEMEPWGIGAIQASGSLGANAPTGKTVCIMDTGYALGHDDLPSSGVSGEGNSGTGVWSSPGVSHGTHVAGTIAGIANNGEGVVGIFPAQQVGLYIVKVFDNDGNWPTASDLVDAAEACEDAGADVINMSLGGTGSSTTESNAFSTLLSNGVLSIAAAGNGGDSSLSYPASYSSVMSVAAVDNNDDVAYFSQYNSQVEIAGPGVAIRSTVIPGDGRDASLTVAGTDYTSNGVVPHMRYTISGNSYVSNDVNGSVTAALAACTTSGSSASCSGANGKICVVERTANESNSSYPEGDAAQACADAGGVGAIIYSKSSLPGLEAPFLIDSSGDITFPTVSVDRATGLALAAEAGESATLTVLGNQDYDYYNGTSMATPHVVGAAALVWSYFPSCTATQIRSALDATAKDLGSSGRDNYYGYGLVQAQDAVDYLTTNGCAGSGDGDDGDTGGGDTGGFTESSLSASRNNWLYYTVDVPSGASSLDVSISGGSGDADLYVRQAAQPTTSSYDCRPYLNGNSETCSFSSPTSGTWYIGIRAYRTFSNVTLTVSYQ; encoded by the coding sequence ATGAAGACCGTATCGCAACTGACACTACGCCTGGCCCCGGTGGCTTTGGCCCTCTCTACGATGCTGGCCCCGTCGGTCAGCGCCGCCAAAGGCATGACACCACCCTTTTTGGACGATAGCAGCGACCAAACCACCACCCGCTATATCGTTAAATTCAAGGAACGGGGTAATAAAAGCATTCAGGCGATGAATGCCTTGGAACGCAAAAGCCGCGCCACAGAAAACGCCGACAAGGTAAAGAAAACCGGCGGCAAGGTGCGCAACAAGCTTGAGCGTTTTAATGCCGTGGGCGCTACCTTAACCACCGCAGAATACCGGGAGCTCAAAGACGACCCAGAAGTGGAGTACATTGAGCCCGATCCGATTCGTAAACCCCTGGCATCCACTCTGGGTGAAATGGAGCCTTGGGGTATTGGCGCCATCCAAGCCTCCGGCAGCCTAGGGGCCAACGCTCCCACCGGCAAAACCGTTTGTATCATGGATACCGGTTATGCCCTGGGTCATGACGACCTGCCCAGCAGCGGTGTCAGTGGTGAAGGCAACAGCGGCACCGGGGTGTGGAGTTCGCCAGGCGTCAGCCACGGCACCCACGTTGCCGGCACCATTGCCGGTATTGCCAATAACGGCGAAGGGGTTGTCGGTATTTTCCCAGCCCAGCAAGTGGGTCTTTATATTGTTAAAGTCTTCGACAACGACGGTAACTGGCCAACCGCCTCTGACTTGGTGGATGCAGCCGAGGCCTGTGAAGACGCTGGTGCCGACGTTATCAACATGAGTTTGGGCGGTACCGGTTCATCAACCACCGAGTCCAATGCTTTCTCAACCCTTTTAAGTAACGGTGTACTGTCCATCGCCGCAGCCGGTAACGGCGGCGACTCCAGCTTGTCTTACCCCGCCTCATACAGCTCAGTGATGTCTGTGGCAGCGGTCGACAACAATGATGACGTGGCTTACTTCTCGCAGTACAACAGCCAGGTTGAAATTGCCGGCCCTGGTGTGGCCATTCGTTCTACTGTTATTCCCGGCGACGGCCGCGATGCCAGCCTGACCGTTGCTGGCACCGACTACACCAGCAATGGTGTGGTACCGCACATGCGCTACACCATCAGCGGCAACAGCTATGTGTCGAACGACGTTAATGGCTCTGTTACGGCGGCCCTGGCGGCTTGTACCACCTCGGGCAGCAGTGCCAGCTGTAGTGGTGCCAATGGCAAAATTTGTGTGGTCGAACGGACCGCCAATGAGTCAAACAGCAGCTACCCCGAAGGTGACGCCGCCCAGGCCTGTGCCGACGCCGGCGGTGTGGGCGCCATTATCTACTCGAAAAGCTCGCTGCCGGGCCTCGAAGCGCCCTTTCTTATCGATTCGAGTGGCGACATAACCTTCCCAACCGTTTCGGTTGACCGGGCAACGGGCCTAGCACTAGCGGCCGAGGCGGGAGAAAGCGCTACCTTAACCGTGCTGGGTAACCAAGATTACGACTACTACAACGGCACCTCGATGGCGACACCGCACGTTGTTGGCGCCGCCGCCTTGGTGTGGAGCTATTTCCCAAGTTGTACGGCAACGCAAATTCGTAGCGCCCTGGATGCTACCGCCAAAGATCTCGGCAGCAGCGGCCGTGATAACTACTACGGCTATGGCCTGGTGCAGGCCCAAGACGCGGTGGATTACTTAACCACAAACGGCTGCGCCGGTAGTGGTGACGGCGACGATGGCGACACCGGTGGCGGCGATACTGGCGGCTTTACCGAGTCAAGCCTTAGCGCCAGCCGCAACAACTGGTTGTACTACACCGTTGACGTGCCTTCTGGCGCCAGCAGCCTGGATGTGTCCATCAGCGGCGGCAGCGGTGATGCCGACCTCTATGTGCGCCAAGCCGCCCAACCCACCACCAGCAGCTACGACTGCCGCCCTTACCTCAACGGTAATAGCGAAACCTGTAGCTTCAGCTCGCCAACCAGCGGCACCTGGTATATCGGTATTCGGGCGTATAGAACCTTTAGTAATGTGACCTTGACGGTCAGTTACCAGTGA
- a CDS encoding glucan biosynthesis protein — translation MNRPTLKIAVLLVFSLGLLAKAVAADAPAPVEKYTKDGPFSRDTVVELARQLAKKPYQPLDEPLPPVLDDITYNEYSDIHFNPDKAIWAKEGLPYQLQFFMRGLYFKAPVEVAIVDNGQAKHVPFDPKMFTTGKVMSKPLPAQDIGFSGIRLHAPFITNYYDEVAVFQGASNFRSLGKGQNYGLSARGLAIKTADPQGEEFPAFRAFWIQKPSKESNSILVYALLDSPSTTGAYRFTVRPGENTVMDVEVTLFPRVDMDKVGLAPESSMYMFSMNDRRNADDYRPAVHDSDGLLILNGKGERLWRPLSNPNSLQLSAFEDTAPMGFGLMQRDRNFNDYQDLGNHFEKRPSLWVEPVGNWGKGSVNLIEIPSQSEIHDNIIAYWNPKDTLKAGSEYSYAYRLSWGTEPLSRAVRVVATRSGRADIKGPTPDRLYVVDYQETQPASVSLPKAVVSASAGTVSDVTVQPNPNVQGYRVTFKFHPADAKVSELRLELKFDDGRQAETWLSRWVSNS, via the coding sequence GTGAACCGACCAACACTGAAAATTGCTGTACTGTTGGTGTTTTCACTGGGATTGCTTGCAAAAGCCGTGGCCGCGGATGCGCCTGCGCCAGTAGAAAAATACACCAAAGACGGCCCTTTCAGCCGCGATACGGTTGTTGAACTTGCACGACAATTGGCCAAAAAGCCTTATCAACCCCTTGATGAGCCTTTGCCTCCTGTTCTGGATGACATTACCTACAACGAATACAGCGATATCCATTTCAACCCGGATAAAGCTATTTGGGCCAAAGAAGGGCTGCCTTATCAGTTGCAGTTCTTTATGCGCGGCCTGTATTTCAAAGCGCCGGTTGAAGTGGCCATTGTTGATAACGGCCAGGCCAAACATGTGCCTTTCGACCCGAAAATGTTCACCACCGGTAAGGTGATGAGCAAGCCTCTTCCGGCCCAAGATATTGGTTTTTCAGGTATTCGCCTGCACGCGCCCTTTATTACGAATTACTATGATGAAGTTGCCGTCTTCCAGGGTGCCAGTAACTTTCGCTCCTTAGGCAAAGGCCAAAACTATGGTCTTTCCGCCCGCGGTCTGGCTATTAAAACCGCCGACCCGCAAGGGGAAGAATTCCCGGCTTTTAGGGCCTTTTGGATCCAAAAGCCCTCTAAAGAAAGCAATTCCATCTTGGTGTATGCGCTGCTCGATAGCCCCAGCACCACCGGCGCCTATCGTTTTACGGTTCGCCCTGGTGAAAACACCGTTATGGATGTGGAAGTGACTTTGTTCCCCCGCGTTGACATGGACAAAGTGGGCCTGGCCCCGGAATCGAGCATGTACATGTTCTCGATGAACGACCGCCGCAACGCCGACGATTACCGCCCGGCGGTACATGACTCTGACGGCCTTTTGATCCTTAACGGCAAGGGTGAGCGCCTGTGGCGGCCACTGTCCAACCCCAACAGCTTGCAGTTAAGTGCGTTTGAAGACACCGCCCCCATGGGCTTTGGTTTGATGCAGCGCGACCGCAACTTCAATGATTACCAGGATTTGGGTAACCATTTTGAGAAGCGTCCAAGCCTTTGGGTAGAACCGGTAGGTAACTGGGGTAAAGGCTCGGTCAATCTGATTGAAATTCCAAGCCAGTCAGAAATTCACGACAACATCATTGCCTATTGGAACCCCAAAGACACCCTCAAGGCCGGTTCTGAATACAGCTACGCGTATCGCTTGAGCTGGGGTACTGAACCGCTGTCGCGGGCCGTGCGAGTGGTGGCTACCCGTTCTGGCCGTGCCGATATTAAAGGCCCAACCCCAGATCGCCTCTATGTGGTGGATTACCAGGAAACCCAGCCTGCTTCGGTGAGCCTGCCCAAAGCGGTGGTGTCAGCCTCTGCCGGTACCGTCAGTGATGTCACAGTACAGCCGAATCCAAACGTGCAAGGTTACCGGGTAACCTTTAAGTTCCACCCTGCCGATGCCAAGGTGTCGGAACTGCGCTTGGAACTGAAATTTGATGATGGTCGTCAGGCCGAAACCTGGTTGTCACGGTGGGTGAGTAATTCATGA
- a CDS encoding nucleoside deaminase, translating to MAAANALTLPGLTLPINLPDWIIPVVGNQKNYADDNEKMRLAITLAKENVARGSGGPFGAAIFSEIDGALLGVGVNAVVANHNSCVHGEVAAIMMAQQQLGDFSLKATPCALFTSCEPCAMCLGATLWSGVRRLVCAATGDDARAIGFDEGPVFYESYRYLERAGVKVQRGLMRIDAKGILDSYQRNGGPIYNP from the coding sequence ATGGCCGCCGCTAACGCATTGACGCTTCCAGGCCTGACGCTGCCGATCAATTTGCCCGACTGGATCATACCTGTTGTAGGCAACCAAAAAAACTACGCTGATGATAATGAAAAGATGCGTCTTGCCATTACCTTAGCGAAAGAAAACGTCGCCCGTGGCAGTGGTGGCCCATTTGGCGCCGCTATCTTCAGCGAAATTGATGGCGCCTTGCTTGGGGTGGGTGTCAATGCCGTTGTTGCCAATCATAATTCCTGCGTCCACGGCGAGGTGGCCGCCATTATGATGGCCCAGCAACAACTGGGGGACTTTTCCCTCAAAGCCACCCCTTGCGCGCTTTTTACATCCTGTGAACCTTGCGCCATGTGCCTGGGTGCCACTCTCTGGAGCGGTGTTCGCCGCCTTGTTTGCGCCGCAACCGGCGATGATGCCCGCGCCATTGGCTTTGATGAAGGTCCAGTGTTTTACGAGTCTTACCGTTATTTGGAACGGGCAGGCGTGAAAGTGCAAAGAGGGCTAATGCGCATTGATGCCAAAGGCATTTTAGACAGCTACCAACGTAATGGCGGCCCCATTTATAACCCCTGA